From a region of the Acinetobacter larvae genome:
- the fabZ gene encoding 3-hydroxyacyl-ACP dehydratase FabZ: protein MTESKSLSFKVPELPMNIQTIRSYLPHRYPFLLVDRVTEISEHGIVGYKNISINEEYMQGHFPNYPITPGVLIIEAMAQISGILGFVMNDETPQAGSLFLFAGAEKVRFKKQVVPGDQLILKSELVMQKRGIYKYLCTASVDDVVAATAEIIISHQKLEQA from the coding sequence ATGACTGAGTCTAAATCTTTATCTTTTAAGGTTCCTGAATTACCGATGAATATTCAGACAATCCGGAGTTATCTGCCTCATAGATATCCATTTTTACTGGTTGATCGTGTTACTGAAATCAGTGAACATGGTATAGTTGGTTATAAGAATATCTCTATTAATGAAGAGTATATGCAGGGGCATTTCCCCAATTATCCTATTACGCCGGGTGTATTGATTATTGAAGCGATGGCGCAAATTTCTGGTATTTTGGGATTTGTTATGAATGATGAAACACCGCAAGCGGGTTCATTATTTTTATTTGCTGGTGCTGAAAAAGTTCGTTTTAAAAAACAAGTTGTTCCTGGTGATCAATTAATTTTAAAATCTGAGCTGGTCATGCAAAAGCGTGGTATTTATAAATATTTATGTACTGCTAGTGTTGATGACGTGGTCGCAGCAACAGCAGAGATTATTATTTCTCATCAGAAATTAGAGCAGGCATGA
- the lpxA gene encoding acyl-ACP--UDP-N-acetylglucosamine O-acyltransferase yields MSKPELIHPTAIIDPTATIAEDVVIGPYCIIGPQVSIGAGSVIHPHVVIAGYTRIGVCNEIFQFSSIGEICQDLKYQGEETWLEIGDYNKIREHCSFHRGTVQDQSITRIGSHNLMMVNTHIAHDCVVGDHNIIANNVGIAGHVHIADYVVIGGNSGIHQFCHIDSYSMIGGASLILKDVPAYVMASGNPAHAYGLNIEGMRRKGWSRNVIQALREAFKFIYKENLTTEQAIAKIQSEILPEAAEAQRLIDSLEKSKRGIVR; encoded by the coding sequence ATGAGTAAACCCGAATTAATTCATCCAACCGCGATTATCGACCCAACTGCAACGATTGCAGAAGATGTTGTTATTGGCCCTTATTGTATTATTGGCCCTCAAGTAAGTATTGGTGCAGGCAGTGTTATTCACCCCCATGTGGTTATTGCTGGCTATACAAGAATAGGGGTTTGCAATGAAATTTTCCAGTTCTCAAGTATTGGGGAAATTTGCCAAGATTTAAAATATCAAGGTGAGGAAACTTGGTTGGAGATCGGGGATTATAATAAAATTCGCGAGCATTGTAGTTTCCATCGGGGGACTGTACAAGATCAGTCGATTACCCGTATTGGTAGCCATAATCTCATGATGGTCAATACACATATTGCGCATGATTGTGTTGTTGGTGATCATAATATTATTGCCAATAATGTGGGGATTGCGGGGCATGTTCATATTGCAGATTATGTGGTAATTGGTGGGAATTCAGGAATTCATCAATTTTGCCATATTGATTCTTATAGTATGATTGGCGGTGCTTCATTGATTTTAAAAGATGTACCGGCTTATGTTATGGCTTCTGGTAATCCTGCACATGCATATGGTTTAAATATAGAAGGGATGCGCCGCAAGGGGTGGTCGCGCAATGTTATCCAAGCCCTACGTGAAGCATTTAAATTTATCTATAAAGAAAATCTCACCACTGAACAAGCAATCGCGAAAATTCAGTCTGAGATTCTACCAGAGGCAGCGGAAGCGCAACGTTTGATTGATTCCTTAGAAAAATCTAAGCGTGGTATTGTGCGTTAA